From the genome of Capsicum annuum cultivar UCD-10X-F1 chromosome 4, UCD10Xv1.1, whole genome shotgun sequence:
CTGAGACTGTTTCAGCACTAGATGTGGGGGTAGAAATCCCCTAAACTATGTGAAGTACATCTAGTGTGACCACTATGTATCTATTTGTGGCACTAGCATGGCAAATAAATAACCTGTAGAAACCAAATGCATGAAATGGATAAATAGTGATACGTTATATACTTGTGTACCATATGTGTGTAAGGTCCTACTCAGTTCCCATTTTGTGTTGAATCTAGAATTTGCCCAGTTAGTCATGCCATATTCATAGGATAGGTGTTTAAggaaggatcataggccatttttgcatgttaacccattttagcttaaatgaccatccaagTGTGaacaatatcccttgatccctttttgagcCTAAACAGCCTAATTCTTTCttgtacacctttcaccttcccattacatcacaatgaacctattttggccctggtcctccttggacactatgcaccttgacttacgCAAATAGCCTATGTTGAGGGTGGTTACTATAGAGGTGCGTGATGcattatgagtatgaagagaggtaaaataaggaaaataaataacaagttgggtgtagtaaaaaagtaaatagaaaatagaaaactaaaaaatttgaTCTAATGCGTGAACGGACAACACCCATCTTGAGAATACTTGACAAATAAAAGTGGGAAGAACAgaaggtcaaaagttgaaaccccGTGAGTCAaagtagtgccaaggaggtgtagtcactatgatatacccttgaatatcataccagcccctatcctacgttacaagcttagaaaagccctatagtgatcctaactgacttaGCTAAATACTTCTGTACAAACTAtcagggcaagcctatggcattcgATACATAATattggaactttattctgagagtgagccTTACGTTCATCCCTATGTTAATACATGTAAATCTAAATGAAAacgggatttctttgttgtgatgGCACACCAGGTATATTGTTATTAACTATTGTATTCGGAGAATGTAATTTGGGTATGTTCTAGTTTGTTATTGCTGAGATTTTTACCATATCTAGATGCTTGTGATTTACATGGTTGTTTTCAAATATAGACACAATTGAttttatgggatccatggattagggtttgatatgatgctaggtgtttgatgaattcaaagagtagtagaacatcttgaaattctattgttataactgaaatctagtggtttcTAACATtggattatgccttaggttttatttgcttctaacggagaaatagactagaggtcataaattatcaacagggactcgaaagctaccaaccttcggtttaatgattgatgtcgtaattggattaatctacctgagataacatccatttggaaatagataagttatctaagtttgagggAATTAGATAAcaaaattgtctggtgaggttgagagataagtcaaAAAGTACCATAGTAAAGGATAGTCTGCTGTTCTAcgtacttcaagaatcccaatcattacctagtatctatcaACTCCCAAAAGCCATGCTGAACCTAACTCtagtttcccatttatcttgattacagaCACTGAAGTATTGATACTGACATTTGAATTTctatgaaacttaaacccccatccttcagaaatagtaaactatcagtaaagcatttcgtaaacaaattgaagttcacaccctattccctgtgggatttgagcCCAagctagttgggttttatattgacaatgatcgcttacacccattcaagagtgtaatttaagtGTTATCAATCCTATAGAcaattacatgtctatctatattatgcctccaatatgTTAAATACCTCCTATATATGAGATGATTATATATATGCtacggcttataaatatgattattgatatgagttttggatatgtatatgggcctaaggccgtgattattaTATTGTGACTATTCCAGATAAACTAATGGGCCAAGGGtcatgttatgataatgattgaatattTAAAAAGTGTTTATCAGTGTAAAGAAAacaattatagtttatgaatagaATTTAtatgtatacacatctctctgatatgggataaagaaagatgtggtgtgttgcttacgactttattgattGGATATTGGTGacggcatgcatagatttgggaCATTCATGAGTATTATATCAGTAATTAATGTGATTATAACTGAAATATGATCTTACAATTGTTCTGCCTAATTAACGGTTAAGCTATGTtataactagttgtctattaggggactatagcacttgatgacTAGGAATCTagtgtattagttaatgaatcttacttagttgaaatatggtagctagtGTTGGTTAATGCATTTACGGTGAGGTCAAGTCTAGCATAGGTGGAGGTTAGTttgtattgatgactaagtttgtgatgTCTATTAGTCAATAAATTTGTgtgttaatgaggctagataataagagatatcggtaataagaggtgactagttaataactttaAATAGCTGCTAAAtggttaactaatgaatagttaagcaaggattagttggtaaatgatagTCAGTTAAGGATTTGTGTCGGTTAATAAAAtatggttaggtgacaagtagtattgtgttgtctagtaataattaacggatataggatgattagttgataataatgaatggtggataaatttCAGTTTTGATCTAGTGAtaaaccttgactagatgttaaatgttggctattaaataaatagtggttagtttctATCTCGTGAATAAGAATTATGTGAAGCATAAtctttaggctaataactagaggttattgatgactagcaaactagttattctattataataagtgttggttaggtAATAACTAGTTATTGGGAAGTATTGACTGGATTGATACTCTATGCTGATATGACTATGTTTGtaagtattttagtgtatgttatttggtaatgactattatgattatatattgatacccaaaaaggccagaggatactattgatgatgtgtttatacccagcaaggccgaaGAATGGTTGATatccgacaaggccggaggatactattgatgatttGCTGATAGCTGaaaaggccagaggatatatttattatatgtggATACTCGACAAGGACGGAGGATACTATTCAGGATGTGTAGTTACCCAAAAAAggtggaggatatattgatgatatgttgatacccgacaaggacaaatgataatattgatgatgtgttgataccaACCAAGGctagaggttgattatgatgatgatggtcctgatgaggaaaATTATGAtgggttatgatattgattgtgtactttccATTCATTCCTTCATATGCATCACCAATCACCAGTATGCACCCATATTTATCAGTTGGTATAGGATagttgcatatatatgggtgaagaatatgccttgtgttattgtatgctGATTGAAACTTCCTAGTCTAGGGCGGTGGAAGTACAAATATTCTCATCTAGGTATTTGGTTTTATAGAGTAGCCAATTATTtacgatgttattgatattgttattatcagtattgtgatcattattatggctagcctatgatagattggtcacTGATTCGGTATCGGGATTGAacattttgcccttcattaaaaaactctgcaatagataaaactatctcttcattatttttctaatatttaaaacttaaaattcatttaaatttagttattaaatatTTCCTTTTATGAATTATATACCTTAAATTTTAGacttttaaattaatgaaaatattaacTTAACTAAATCCTTAAAAGAAAGTCAATTAGTTGAAAATTCTACAATGGCCAATTACGTGAGCAATTAATATTGTGGTACTACTTACGTAAAATACCATTGTTTTAAAGTTTACCAAAAATaatctataatattttataatattataaaagtgtgaaaattcatagaaaagtgattcgaactttttacgcttcattaaaacactcttctttagacaaaatcatctttttactttttttaaaaaaattataattataaataaatacaaataatatatatttttggaaaaataaaaaatcaccattATTAAAAGAGTCCTAATTATAGTACCTTATATTtggaaataaatataaattttccaaatttgaaatagaattcaacatatacaCTAAAGTAatgaatttttcctttttttggacagtttctttatttttgaataaaaaaaggtctaaaatgtatataaattattttaaacttgaattcaacgtgtgtgtatgtatgtgtatataaatatatatagctttttctacttttactatatttttttgttttattttcattcaagtcggcctttaggatcaaaatttcctCTCAAGCAAAGATTGAAAGGTAGttttaattgcattattttgataactttattatcgtattgttttattttaatttacagataatAGATGAATGTCGAGttgctttgaagatttttttttaggtaaaggttaggtttaactATATTGCTTTAATATCTCGATTAGtgtattattttgtgatagtttacaggtcgtaaatgatagtttataggtcgtagatgaatgtcgatcaactttgagaattttttgtctgtaaaggttaggtttaattgtattattttgatatctcttttatcgtattattttgttatagtttacaggtagAAGATAAATGTCGACtgactttgaatatttttttaaggtaaagattagatttaattgtattgttttggtatctctgatttgagaatttttttttttaagtttagaTGTATTGCTTTGATATcgctattatcatattattttgttgtagtttactgGTGACAGATGAATGTCTGTcggctttgaggatttttttgtaaaggttagatctaattgtattgttttatatatctttatcattgtgttgttttgttgtagtttataagtggtagatgaatgtcgatcggctttgaaaatttttggtaaaggttaggtttaattaaataaattctccatctttacatatttaaaagatgttaaatttaattattatacttatcttaatcaatttaaataaatatcttatttagtgtaacattCATTAAAATGAGATACATGCGCGAAGCgcgtatacctaaactagtatatatatatatataaaatcgaaCAGGAACGATTTGTCGTTATGAAAGAGACTCCTAAAAGAGATggaaacaaaaataatgtttaGGTTTTAGTtgcatataaaaattatttacggAGATCTAATATAACACATTTACCCTGCATCTTCGATCCGCAGCTAGTGTGCTCTTTGCTCTATACGCATGCAGTACTATTTGGTGGAGAAAACAACCATAGTTGATTGCCGTATTCATTTACAGGTGGAGAAAGCAACCATTGTTGATTACCATCTACCCTATTTGAATTACACTTTTTTGGGTTAAAGATCTTGAAATAACTTTTCTACCTCGCAAAATAGGAGTAAGATCTATGTATATTATACTATATCCTCAAAACCTACTTGTGAAACTTTATTAAATCTGTTATTATTGTTACTACTGATTAATAGAGAGTTTGAGCATAGGTATAACAGAcaatattcttgaaatttttttgttattgttcgGTTTCTACAATGTTTATTGTTTATGCTTTGTAAAATAggattcaacaaatattttttttatttttggttagttTGTTATGAAGAACATAATTTTTGCAACAATGCACAATAATtacattattaattattttatgttactaatggttttttttaaaaaagaaaaattaaaccgatggtagatgaatgtttgaTCGGATTTTGAGAAAAACTATTTGTAAAGATTTggtttaatttcattattttgatatctctattatcgaattattttgttataatttatagGTGGTAGAAAATGTTGGtcagctttgaggaattttttataTAAAGATTGATATATTGACTATCATATTGTTTAATTGTAGTTTATGAGCTTCAGGTTCTAGAAAAGTAGGTTagtttatatatatgttgtatggtGTTTGTGCAGGGAGGCTTTAATCTTGGAGATCTGCTATTTCATTGAGCAACCAAAATCTGAAAAGGAATTTTACTAAGACTCTTCTTCCCACTAAGTTGGTCGGTCTGGACATGCAACACAACGCCAAGGTCAGTGGTGGATTCAGGAATTTTTTTCAGGgggttagaaaaataaaaatataaatgtgtgaataagccaataaaatataatttcaagggATGTAATATTATATAGTCTATAGATATAAAATACTTAAACTTAAATAAGAGTAGTTAATAAGTAAAGCAAAAAGTTAACCCTTTACAATGTGTCAACCAGAACTAGGGTgcattgtaaataaaaaattagtccTGTAAAATGTATCAATTAGAACTTGAGTACAAATTTAAAACTCCAAAACGAAATCACTGCCAATACTTCTCAAGAATATTTACAATACCACTCGACGAGGTTTCAttgtttgaaaatacaaaataatattatcagtTGAAACGTTATTAAAGACATCTTTTTCCACAAAAAGCCATGCAATCACTCAAAAAGTCATCGTTCATTCTACTCCGCAACTAATTCTTAATAAACATCATTGTTGAAAAGGCCCTTTCAACAGATGCAGTGGCAACTGACAGAAGCAACAAAAATTTTACCAAATGAAATACAAGAGGATGACAGGAATGCTTTTTTGTCTAAATCAATCTTTTTGAAAGATCACAAAGCCTATTTATATTGGAGAACCTTTTATCAATGTCACAAACATCAATAATGTTATTTGCAAGCTGATTCTTAAGTGCACACATATTAAGTTCATCAAAGTCATCAGGATATAATTCAGTCATTCTCATTATTTTCTGAATGTCAAAACTTGAAAATGAGTCTACCGGACTCAAACAAGAAACACCATGAAGAAACTCAGTTGTCAGCTCATCAAAATGATCATTAAGTTCTTGCAATTGCCAATCAATTATTTTGCAAAAGACTTCAACACGATAATGATGAAAGACAGTATAGTCAACAGATTTACGCCATGATCTTTCAGAGTTCACATACAGCTCATCAAAAGTAGGAACCACAATGTTATGCTTGATACAAAATGTAGACACCTCAGAAACAAAAAAATCCCATTTAttatcttccctcaactcttgcaACCTTCTCTTGGCTACATCAATACGTAGCATGACATTTGCAATATCTTGCTCTTTATTTTGTAAACATGTACTAAGATCGTTTGTAATTCctaaaatttctttcatcaaatgtAATATGAATTCAATCTCACACGTTTGAGCAGCTCTAATATATCCTTTAGCCCTAGATCTTTCATTCAAAGAATGTGCAGTTTCAACAATATTATCAAGTTTATCTATAATTTTATCAAacttatgaataaaataattaaaatatttgaagtgAGATGCCCAACGAGTATCAAAAGCCTCCtgaatttttgttttttgagatTCTGTATATTCATCCATACACTTATAAGAAGATCccaacatattaaaaatatctgAAACCAAGTGCACAAGTTCTACTTGAAGACATCTTTTAGAAACACCAATAAGAGTCAATTGAAGTTGATGAGCAAAGCAATGAATAGAATAAGCCAATTTACTTTCATTGTTAATCAACATCTTAAAACCATTGATATCACCTTGCATATTACTTGCTCCATCATAGGATTGTCCATGCACATAAGATAAACTCAAGGAATTTTGAGAAAGTAAATTGACAATTGCATCTTTTAGAGATAAAACACTGGTATTTTTTACATGAACAATATCAAGAAATCTCTCTAACACAAATTCTCTATCATCAACATATGGTAAAACAACTGCCATTTGCTCCTTGCATGATATATCAAAAGATTCATCAACCAATAAAGATAAGTAGTCACCATTTAGTTCTTTTATGATACCCTTAATTATTTCAATTTGcaagaaatcataatttatttttgaattcttgAACAAGTCATTTGATTATTTTGAGGAGCCTTTTCCAGCACAAATTTCTGAATTTCATCACACTTTTAAGCATAAAatgaaagaatttcaagaaaattacCTTTATTAAGTGATTACTTAGATTCATTATGACCTCAAAATGCCAATCCTTATCTCACGAGAATCCTTAATTGCTACATCCAGGGGTGGACCTACATATTTTTTTGGGGTGCTCCGGCATCTAGTTATAACGATATGGGACTATctcctagtcgtcacacggtgcttacgatcccaaaggactacaagctaacccatgaatgatatctactataagcactgaacaataatactgaacTAAATGCgaaataaggttcaaaacatctaaattaatgataaaatataatatctggaaaattgaatactgtctgaaaatctagtctgaaaaacctctaactgaatctgtttgaaagtgtagttgatgggacaatcccttaactaactccatctactaaaatactgctaagctaaagtactaaaataaaagcatatcctcgatatatgaggactcattgctaaatctgctactgctggctgaatctgactaagcgcggtcaggaacctaagcgtccgaacttataatatgaaatattataatgcaagaaatgagtatgcaatcagtacgtgagaatgtactggtatgttaaattAGGTAAGGCTGactgcatgggtttatatgcatgatcaataactaactgaatgatatgcaaaagatggattagcatacatggaggatctataactactgaacatactgtgcctATTatgactgagtatactggaattgaatttgataactgataactgaatatactaataatctGGGATCACTGATAATTTgaattactgttaactgagtgaccatatctaacagtcctgattctatagaactgaactgagttttattttgaagactgagactaaaactaaaactgtgggaagtaattatttaactgacataccccaaataagataagataactgatcTGGGTTCTACtaaccctaattggaaaggttttagtaccgtgccacagataaagacaagctgaaaagtaaccctttactggcaggttccctaaacgagaatggtggtaccttcTACTGGCAgatagagcacctcatcaacctttaactggaaggtttgatgtctcaatctacattggctacgtagttatggaaggcaaggatttcttctaaggatcacaccctctactggcaggtgagcccccatctttgggttcactcggtgctgaatcctactcccaactgaaagacactgaattgttatactggactgaattcactaagattactgagtttttctaagttctgtaactaactgagttctactgagttatGTAATGGAccgagagtactactgatcatgatactATTCTGTAAATGACATTGGCTCTAAATAAACAGTTaagttgtcgggtattaaataaccccaggactcgatatcatgaaaagcaaaaaaatcataatcttgaataacataacaatgttcactagGTCATAAtacattcatagagacattctatcaaacacttgtaatgcattaacttgtacatgaatggggaatacatgttagcatgctataattgcattatttcattctcatagacaatttatcaaatacataagaaacatacttggttcattaaatgaTAAACACTTTGGGTTAACATggctacaacaatcaacttgcaaattgaagggtttatcatgaataccatgtaattcaacacatactagaatcaattcttggaacttgtaatctaaatcatggattaaaacttaaacaacatcatgaacatgaattcaatctaattcaaacatgaaaatcataaatcttgtattttgaaaaaagattcttgagctccatggaaggtaaggatccacggatgaacatctaacataccttaatttgatgagttcttggagaaattcttgggattgaccttgattcttgagagctagggtttgttttcttgagagagaattatcttttgattttggggaaaagtgaataatgaagggttttacatgtgtttagggattaaatcccacatctggatggaacaaaatcatgagaaaagacTGTTTCAACCCTGGGCACAACtttaatattttgagaaatttttccaATTTGGACCCCTGGCACGACGCGCCGCCATCGTACTGGGCCACTGAAAAATGATGACTGAGAAATTCCATGGTGGCGTGACGTGGTGGtattgcgttgccactttgtttgtgaactgttggtacactagaaattgacaattgtgaactgggtctatggcgcaacgcgccaatatcgcggagcaacactggaaattgaaaattgctaTTTTAACACACTCCGCGACGCGCTACTCGCCTGAATAACGATGTTTAACAACTGAAatttaaaatcgccataacttcttatccggttgtcagatttaggcgaattttatatcgttggaaagctaattgaattttctatgcaataaattttatttaggataacccatatACTGAGGACTAATCTaggctaggaaaatacggggtattacaccagtAAACTCGATgtagattaggtataattatataagaaatgcAGAAAAATGGTATAATATATACAAAAGCACGTAGAGAATAAAAACATAATTGGGTGTTGTGGCTTTAGGGCCAAACTTCTGTGTCTACTGTCTTGGGTTCCAAGTGTTTAATGCAAGACCCAAGTGTTTTGggtttgactttttttattaattttttaaatttttttacttctTAATTTATTAAAACCTGAacctttttattattaatttattaatttacttGAATCTGAATCTATTAATTTACTTTTTACTTCAAACACAAAAACTGAACCGTCTGCCTTCTCCCCCAAAAATGCATGTACTATTAAACaaaatcttaaatattaaatttcatcttcttctcttattcttttaattttat
Proteins encoded in this window:
- the LOC107868712 gene encoding zinc finger MYM-type protein 1, with product MAVVLPYVDDREFVLERFLDIVHVKNTSVLSLKDAIVNLLSQNSLSLSYVHGQSYDGASNMQGDINGFKMLINNESKLAYSIHCFAHQLQLTLIGVSKRCLQVELVHLVSDIFNMLGSSYKCMDEYTESQKTKIQEAFDTRWASHFKYFNYFIHKFDKIIDKLDNIVETAHSLNERSRAKGYIRAAQTCEIEFILHLMKEILGITNDLSTCLQNKEQDIANVMLRIDVAKRRLQELREDNKWDFFVSEVSTFCIKHNIVVPTFDELYVNSERSWRKSVDYTVFHHYRVEVFCKIIDWQLQELNDHFDELTTEFLHGVSCLSPVDSFSSFDIQKIMRMTELYPDDFDELNMCALKNQLANNIIDVCDIDKRFSNINRLCDLSKRLI